GTGTTTCTGGAACCGGGTTCTAGATATCCTCTTCCTCGTTGGCTtttctgttcttttttttttccctggGCTTAAAGCCACATTTtcccttttatttttctatattttttggagaaattttaaaaatgtCCTGCCCTGCATTTTTATGGACCAGATAAACTACATTTTCAACATTTTAATGTCATGTTGTTACATTGGCGTGACTTATGTGAAATCGGGATGAATTTAGTAATGACACACTCAAATTAgacaaattaaaaaattactaAGTCGGATATCAGTTTATTGGCATTCATCGTTTTAGTGTAATGAAATCTAGTTTATAAAAACCATAGCATTACACTTGATCCATCACTAATCAATCATCTTATATTTCTAGAAATCAACCTATGCAGAATGCAAACTTTTATTGAATAGGGAAAActtgtgatcagcatatagaAGGCATGTGCATGATATGAACTACTGAGAGGTAAGGGGCAGTGCTTAAACAAGAGAGGGTTCTTCTCCACCATAAGAATAGTTTGTCAGGCTAGTATGAATTTCCCTTTCCAATCAGCCATCTAAATTACATTTGCCATTGATGAGCCCCAACACCCTGCATTTTCAACAACAAATAGATAAGTCACATTCTTATGTGAAATACACTACAAATGGGATTAAATGTTGCCAAGGGATCACATTTTCAAGATATGTGTACCCAATTGCGTGTGTATTGAGATCACCAATGTGTTTATCTCTACATTCATCCGTCATATGTTAGCTATTTGAGCTGGGATTTGGAACTGACCATGTAGGGAATGGAAGCAGAGACTTCACTGCTGCAAATGAGACTTCCACGCTTGGTAATCACTTTCTGCAGATGACCGAGATGCGAGCTGGGTGCTTTTTCAAAACAGGTGCTTGTAGCACAATGCTGGATTCCAGCTTCTCCTCAAGGAcatatccaaatccaaataagAGCTTATAAAATGGACAAAGTATTTAGAGGTTCATAACATGCAAGCTTGTAAAAGTTATGATTGAGGCTCCGGCAACAGAAGCCAGAGTTCCAAGTACGTACTCTGGTTTTACCATCTCTTGTATGCAGACGCATTTGTCAATTCaaacttaatttttgttttcatgtAATCTGAGGTCGTAATGAAACCGAGGAGAACACAAAAAGGCAAAAATGCACACGAAGGAAGGATTGCAGCGCCGTTTCATCTCGAGAAGGTGAGTTTTACTGGAAGAACAATGACTCATGCCTATTGCAAGGAAATCAATATTCAATAAAGTCAAATCCTTATCAAATCTGTGAGAATATCAATCAACTTAGACATGTCATTTgaacatctcagaaacgagtcCATATATGATCCATATATGGACAGAAAGCTACGAATGTCTAGTTTTCAAGTCATTTTACAGATTGTTCATATTTACTTTCTACGTGGAGTTATGACCAATTTAGTGCATATAGATCAGTCTGACTTAGAATCAAAATTTAGACCGACAGTTCTATTTCAAAGCTTGGACCACGGTAACAAGCTCATGGATAGCTTCTCAGCCCTAAAAACCCATTCAAGGGCTTGTTTGTGTGGTCTAGACCTTGAAATAGAAGTTGGGGTTTAAAAACTCATTCTCGGCCGTGACCTATGTGCATTAAATCACTCATAACTCCATGTAGATTTGATATAAACGAGCCATAAAATCATCTTAAAACTAGATACTCGTagctttatttccatatatggCTCATATCCAAAGTTGGCATATATTCGACGTTTGAATTCGATATTGATTTGACTTTGATATTCACTTTGCTCGCACCGGTCATGAGTTCTTATTCAAGGACGTAGCTACATACATGTTACGGTGGGCTAACCCATCtcaaattactaaaaaaaattgtctttctagctaaattttaaatattagcTCATCCTAAATTTCTATGTATAGTTCATAAATaattgtaaacaaatttctatCCCAACCCATTATGAAAATCCTAACTCTGCCCTTGTTCTTATTCTTATACGAAAACTAACCGCACAAATCTCTGCCTTCCTCGAAGAAACGACACTGCATTCCCTATTTGACGAGGAGTCAAGGACTTCTTCATTTTGCTCTAATCTGCTCCTTGGTTTCATTACGACATCAAATTaccgaaaaacaaaaacttgttGGAGAGAAATGGTAGAGAGAGTTATGGCCAGGGCCGGTCCTGAGGGATTTGAGGCCCAGtgcgaagaaaaaaaaagggcctttacacaacaaaaaaaacaaaacaaaacaaaaaaaaaatttccggAGTTTGGAACCTAGCCAGGTGCAATGTTAGGAGGCTCATCCCTACGCCTGAAAATTTTTATTGATATGTTAAAACATGGTACAATGGGGGAAAGTGGGAAACATAAAACCATTACCCCAGAGAACAAGTACCAACATGCACCTCTTGTACCTAGAATCAGATATGCTGCTGGGAAACCAAAATTCTAAAAACTCTAAACTCCTAACCTTCTTCTAgtacttaaaatatcatatGTCTTTCCAGTATTCCAGCAATCATCACCCTCAGCACCATGGTTTATGTTCCTTTTCCAACAAATACAATTCCTTAACAGTAGCAACCcaataaaaaacaattttgattaTTCAAAACGACAAAGAGAGCTAGCTGCACAGACTTAACAGAAGTTTCAAGTCAGTTGTACACACTAAGAGAGGCCAACTACTCTCTTGTGAGACATGCTATAGtaaattgaaacaagacagattgaatgtaattcattaaaattcAAAGCGAGTTAAACCTACCAGCAGCATTTCCTATTTGAGTTTGTTGGTTAAATCCAGCTGTCACAGAAATGCAGAGAATCATAGTAAAGAGGCCTGGAAAATACTGAAATGCACCTTGCCTATAAAAACTGCTGAACCACTGAGTCTTGAGATACCAACAGCCACATTAGCTGCTAATTAAGACCATAATATATGTTTTAAGCTCATTAAGACCAATTAACCATATATTACTTGGAAAAGATTAACAATACATATTCCAGCAAAAAAGTTGGCAGCTAAAGGGATAAAGCATAAGCAACcatttcaacaaaaaaaaaacaaaacaaaaaacaaattcaaaatcacCCAGATACTCCAAGTGGGGACTATGTTAGACTCAAATccatttcttcttttcctctttACCTCTGATAGCCCAAAACTTGGTAAAGCAAATTATCGAGTTACTGATCACATATATCCCAAAATGTTGAGAAATTTTTTCAATCTTTACAAACATTGTTTACCAACTAATCTCTATAGTTTCCTTCTGGAATTTTCAAACACTACACAGATCAACCATCAAACTCATGTGCTTAACAAAGCTAGTGAACTCGTATGGACCAACTGATCAAGTTCTAAACTTTTGAACACTGTAAGATTCTGAAACACTACTTTTACTCAAAAGACTTGAATCTAATGCAAGTTGGTCTGATGGTGTAGTAAACTTCTAAGAGAAATTCAATCAAATACTGAGCGAAAGATTCATTACAGCAAATACAACCCAAATACAAATTAGAACACACCAAAgacaaaacaataattttcAGCTAAAAAACACTAATTGGAACAAAACCcatatttgcaaaactcacaaataagaTACCGAATGAAATCAAAGTCCCAATTCGAGGACaaatcataattcataaaaccATTATAATTTAAATGAACATGCAGTGAGAGAAGTGAAATCAAACCAGAGTTTGGAGTAACAGCCATTAGATCAAtggaattgaaacaaagaaacCAGAGTGTGCACCGAGAAAATGGAATTGTGAGGATTGATTGaccgaagaaaaagaagagcaaAAGTTGAGAAGCCGAGAAGCTGAGAAAAGCACTAGTTGGAGGAGTTGTCGATCAATTTCTCTTTTGTGGGTTTTAATTAATAttacaaacagaaaaaaaaaaaaaaactctggGCCCTGGGCCTAGTGCGGTCGCACTGGCTGCACTGCGTCAAGGCCGGCCATGGTTATGGCTCATTACAATTTGATTCATTGATAGGTGTCTCTATTTATAGACGTTTATAAAATATTTGTTAGGTGAGTAGAAGGAATCCTAAATCTGCAATACATAAGAGAACCAACAAGTACTGGGAATGACTATTACTATTAGAACAAGACACACATTAAAGCGTATTTTCCTCAATTATCATTGACATTATTATTAAAACAACTTAACTTAATGAGTGAAATAACGAGTCAAGTTTTGCTCCGATCAAAATGCTACAAATACTTGATCTATTGGCTTTGGGTAATCTCCCAGAGCTCCACATCTGGATCAGCATAATGGATTACAAGCTGAATATTTTCGAAAATGCACGCAGCTGGTTTATATTAGAGTTTAGAAAGTAACTGCATAGACAACAGAAGACAAATCATTTAGTTTCGAGTCATATGGAGCTATTGACATCATAAGATATTGAGACGTTTTAATGAAACTAACTTGTACCCAGACAAAATTAAAGTGTTACATGCATTTGGTCATGAGTGGTTTTATTCAGTACTTCAAAATGAAAGGTTACAGATGGTGAAACTTACATAATAgtacataaaaaaattaaaaaaaggcAAAGCAATGAGCCAACAGGAGGAGGAATACATGAGCTTCAACTACTTCGAAGAGGAAGTGAGTAATGACTGAGACAGAGAGAATTCTTCATCTGCAGGCATTGAGGAAATCACACTCATTTCCTTGCCAAGCTTGCTCTCTTCATTTTTCCCCCAGACCACCAGGTAGAGTCCAGTTACAATCAACACTGCTCCAATAATGCTGAAGTGACATAATACCAATCAGTTGCAAATTTAGAGAAATTAATCTTGACTATATTAGTAGGATGAAAAACTTACCCTCCCAAGTAGAATTGTTCACCCAAAATGGCTGAGGCCATTAGAGCTACGAGTAATGTCTGTAGAGGCAGGTAAACTGCAAAAAACACTGGGCCTCCTTTTTCGACCACCCATATCTGTATTGCAAATGCCATTGCTGAAGCCACCACTCCCTGCAACCACCAACATGCAATGAATCATCAAACGGATCAAAATTTCAGATCACATCATCATTAAGGTTGTCATACAGTTGATCTGAGGCAACTACATTGACCAATTAGATGTCACATTATAACGCGGTCAATTACTCATAATCTGTATTACTAGTTTGCACACAAACCGCGTAGAGAATAGCGAAAACTTCAACGCCAGAATGGACCTCCCAGGACAGTGAATCTCTCTCTACAATCCCCGCAATTGCAGAACATTGCAGAATGCCAAAGAAGCAAGTAAATGAGGAGACCGAGAGGCGAGCTGGGTAGTTCTTCAAAACAGGTACTTGTAGCACAATCCAGCTAGACCAACATAGGCAATGACCAATTAGACATATGCATCCCAAGGTCCAGTTCTTCTCCTTGGCATCTCCAAATATTGAGATCAGAGAATGAGACTGGTTTAGATATTGCGAATCACTTGGGGGTCCATAAACTGTTGCCCCCTTGTAAAGGGTTATGACTGAGGCTCCAGCAACAGAGGCCAAAGTTCCAAGTACCTTGGCTTTGCCATCTTTTCTATTCAAGTGAACTTGTTCGATTCTGTAAGACAAATGTGATAATGATAAAAGTTCTGTCTAACAAAAGTGCCAAAAATCGAGTTCAAATTGTCATGAAAAGCATTAGATGATTTATTTCTGATCCTATTTGGAAGAATTAGTTGAGAAATAACTTATGAGCTGATTGAGTTCATGTCTTTCTTACAAGCGCGTTTCTTGCAAAGCTGCTATAAAGCCAAACGCTTCTAACAGAAGAATAGAAAAACAGGCTAGCACGAAATGATAATAAGAATGATGAGCTAAATTTGCCTGACT
This genomic interval from Argentina anserina chromosome 1, drPotAnse1.1, whole genome shotgun sequence contains the following:
- the LOC126793294 gene encoding protein WALLS ARE THIN 1-like — its product is MDDEVNTSPSRAPGNRLLCMVPERARIHMALIVLQFGYAGQHVILRTVLNMGVSKLVFPVYRNIVALLLLGPSAYFLEKKDRPPLNFGLVMQFFFMGLLGITCNQGLYLVGLENTSPTFSSAIENAVPAITFFMAAVVRIEQVHLNRKDGKAKVLGTLASVAGASVITLYKGATVYGPPSDSQYLNQSHSLISIFGDAKEKNWTLGCICLIGHCLCWSSWIVLQVPVLKNYPARLSVSSFTCFFGILQCSAIAGIVERDSLSWEVHSGVEVFAILYAGVVASAMAFAIQIWVVEKGGPVFFAVYLPLQTLLVALMASAILGEQFYLGGIIGAVLIVTGLYLVVWGKNEESKLGKEMSVISSMPADEEFSLSQSLLTSSSK